The genomic DNA CATTGGTTGCGTTGCGGTAACGATAGGGAAGAAGGATATCTTTGAACAATGGGCTTTAAACGTCAAGCAAATTGTACGAAACGAATTGGAAGTACTCGATCCATTATACTCGCTCTAAATACCGTGAAATCAATTCAGCGTCCTGAGTATAAATACCTGTTTAATCGCTAGCTATGCTCTAAAGACTACAGCTTAATTAAGAATTAGAATGATTGTTCTCAGTTTACTATCCATAATCATAATGTGATAATCACGTGTATGATTTGAGATATTTTGTTCATGATACACTTTCCACAGGGCTGCCAATTCGTGGACGCTTGTTTTTCTTCTGGTGCTCAATTTTCTGGCTGTTCCATTCTTCCTTCAAATGAGCCTTGAGTTGAGGAATTGTCTTGAATAATCCCTGACATTTGAAACATTCAAGCCCCCTTTTTAGCAATGGTTCATACTTTGGTGCCGATATAATCGCGTTCTTCGATTCAAATAAAGTAATATGTTAGAGCGTTCGCGTGGTCAACAAGCTGAAATTTGTTCATACCGATTCGAATGTTGGCCCTTTGGAGAACGGTGTTGCGCTTGGATAGTCAAACCACTTGAGAACATCGTCAAGATGCAAGAAAAAACCTATGTCCGGCCGAAAAGAGTTATAGTGTTGTTTCTTTTTCAGCCCTGGTGAGCAAAGGTCCGAAGAAATAACATGAAGATGGACGTGGTCTATTATTGGATACTTCGCTTTCGTATTCTCGTCAAAAACGCCGGGGTGTCACTCACCCATAGAAGGAACCGCATGAAACCCTATGAACACATCCCATTGGAAGCCGTGTTGTTTCGTCATCTCGTCTTCAATCATCAACTTGGCCGCTTCTGCATCACTTTTCATATAGTGTAAGTACTCAATGCAACTTGTTTATCCCATCTCAAAAACGTTGACAAATTTGTCGTAACTCCGGCTGTAACTGTCTTATCGAGTTTGGGGAGTATCAAGAAATGGAACATGGCCTACAAGGAGCCCACCATTGATGAGAATGCGGTGCAATAGGTGGCTACACATCGCACCTTGGGAAACTTATCAAATATAGTTATACAGCGCTCGCTTTCGCTGAGTAGAATATCAGAGCCTAGATCCTCTGGCTTTGAGAGAACATAGTTCCGAAGAGCCGACCGATACGACATTCTAAACAAGTCAAAGCTCGTAGCTGTACCGGTTGGTCCAATCAATCCGTGGCTGTGCAATCATTGGCGCCTATCGAACTAGCCAGTTCCAATCGACAGCCACTCTACCGGATCCAAACACATCGTCCATACACACCAACGTCGTAGACGCCTATTTCAGCGATCTAAAATGGAGAACGATCAGGTAAGTTATGGTTGCAGAAAAATGAACGCCAATGGGCGTCTGTCCCGGGAACATCTTCAAGCTCATTCTTGGTTGACTATGTAGGGTGTGCTCGTTGATCTCTACGTCCCTCGCAAGTGCGCGGCGACCAGTACGTATCGTATCTTAATAATTTAACAACAAACTAAAAATTAATATCTATAGACCGCTTGATTACCTCCAAGGATCACGCGTCCGTTCAAATCAGCATCGCTGATGTGGATGCTAACGGCAAGGCACTTGGCACTTCCACTATGTTTGCCCTGTGCGGCCAGGTCCGAGCAATGGGCGAATCTGATGACAGCTTGAACAGGCTAGCGACCAAGGCAGGCTGTAAGTAGCTATATATCACCCGTAGCTCATAATTTAATTGGTTGGTACAGTGTTGAAGAACGTGTGGTCTTACCAAAAATGATCATTACACCTGGATTTAGAGCCCATTCGCTGTTTGTCATTATTTTTGTGCATTATCGTTGTATCATTCTGGGCGAGTTTATCATGATATTTGCCTTGAAACCCATGAATACCCATTTCATCGCGAACACATACACTATGAGTCGTCTAGCCAAGGCTCTATCCACCTTGCCCTTGTACGTGTATGTAATTGGCCGCTCATAACTAATAGGGGTATGCACGAGGTCCCACGACCACGCAGGTTTCAACACGAAGTAAACATCGGTATCACCCGATATGTGATATGCTTCGCCGGAGATTGAGCTTTCATACCGCGAATTGACGCCTGAGACTCGAGATTAAGGCGACAATCCCTTTGTATGGAAAATTATGCCAGAAACTGACTCAAGCGCTTATACTTCGAGCCCTGACGAAACAAAGACCGTCCCCATTTGGGAAAACTCTTCTCTAATGGATCGCCTGATGAACGTATATGCTTATCCGTGCCTATGAGACGAACAAGGACCGTTACTCCTATGGACATAATTTAGTCTTCTCATGAAGCACGTTCCCGATTTGTGAAGAATGGGACGCCTTAAACAGGCAGGAGTTTCAGCAAACGCTCTTTCTTGAGTTTCGCGTGCTCCCCTAGTTGAGAAAGTTGACGTTCATCACCTTGGAGGATTTAAGGCGGAGTGGTTTGGTACAGGTGAACCAATCTACTCATCCCCTCGGCTCGAATTCTTTCTCGTACTCGAGCAACTCTGTTCTTACGATCTTACGACCGCGCTGGAAGCGGAACAGGCAAGTTCTTCCTTAAACTAAACTGTTGAACTCGTGTTGACAGAAAGGTCTACAGCTATTGATAAGACACTTGACTAAATTTAACTAATATTCGATCCACTAATACCGCATGTAAGCAGAGCTCGTGTTTACCAATGAGACTATTCACTGAGAGGTCGTTCAGACCATGGAGCCTATACCTTTCTTTGATGAACAGTACAACGTCTTGACCCAGCTCACTAATTTTCCTCTCACTGTTCGAGCGGTTTTATCAAATACGAACAGATGGATAGTCTCTTTTCGGAATCTCTAGACATACTCTCCAACCTCGGTCTGACGCCGTCTGGGGTATGCAAAACGATAACAACCCAGTGACTTGTAGCCCAGCAGACGTGATGGGGCCCAGCTCAATTTAAGTCAGTATTGGGGAAATGAATGGCCTGATGTCGGCAATAACCTCTTTGAAGTACCCGCTCCCGACGTGCTTGTACCAACTCAGCTAACAGCGCCTGTTGCTCCAATTTCCATCTCCTCCCCTCTGAACCCCGCACGCCCAAGATGACCACCTTGGAACTACCCGCCGGTGGTATcgtcaccaatggactactCAGCCCTCCGCCTTCTGACCGACCAGTCCGTACTCGGCGCCACAATGCGTATGACGAACTCTGTCAACTTTCTAAGCTACAGTTGAATACTCCCCGGCCGGAAACGCCAGCCACTAAATCGGGATCTGTATTCGCTACTCCGCTGCCTCCCACCCGCACTCGCAAGGCTCCGGTTGTTTCGGTCGCTCGCTACGACGAAATGCGCTACTTGACCACGCCAtcttcttcttgttcctCGAGCTCATCCTCGTCCTCATCCTCTACCAGTATTTCCCCGACCGAATCTCCATCAATCAACATGTCGGACACCTTTGAAACTCTGTCTCCTCCTGCGACTCCAGTCCGACGCCCAACTCGTCACTCTGGCGCCGGTCGCTCGCGAGTTTCTCGAAAAAGCAGTGTCGACAAACCACGCTCTCTTCAATACAATAGTCCCACTCCCAGCGGGGATTCTGATCGACCGTATGGATGTCGTCATCCTGGTAACATTGTACCAGGGGATGTGCCGTGCGACAAGGACTTTGCGAGGATGCATGACTGGGTCCGCCACCAGGTACGCAAAATAATTCACGCTTGATAGAGCCAACGGTTGCTGATTGGTTTAATAGCGCGTGCACAACGGACAAACCCCTTACAAATGTCTCGGCTGTGGGAAGCATTTCAAGCGCTCGGATGCACGGGGTCGCCACTGGGATAGCCCCTCCAATGCTCACTGCGAGGCCTACCATACACGAATAATTCGAGAGCTACTTCTTAAAGGCAGTATATCTGCGGAACACGCCGATGTTCCTATCCTAAGACGGAGAGCCCAGAAAACGGCATGCCAGAAGACGAGTAAGCGAACCGGTATTCCTGTACACGATTTGAAGGCCATAATGCAATGCCTCGATGACGAAGACACCACTGTTCCTGGATTTTAGACCCATTGTTCGCAAAATACGTGTACTATGCTAATCTTTATGCGTTTCCTCTTCTATGATGTCCTTGCCAAGAACTGTATCATTATTGAATTTATGTAACTTACACTTTCATGCCTTCATGTATGCTAATGGAACAACACACTCCTTTACAGAAatatacgcatatactcacaaaTTTTGTAAGTTCGTGTTCGTGAGTAGTTGGATGAGCAATATTCGATGTGGATTGACGACACAGAAGAGGATTACAAAAGGACACGGCCAGAAAAAAGAGTTAGTGACTACAACGTGGGTACAAgtatgatgatgatgaaaaAAGCATTCGCGAGTCCGGGCTGAAAATCAATCATTATGTCATGATGCTTGTGGTCGTGTAAGGCGGAGGAACTCGACATCTCCGTTAGAAGGAGAGCCCACGACTACGACCCCATTTTTTGAGACGTTCGTCCGATTCATCGCTCCCTTCAGCGGCACTGCGCCTACGACTGTTCCGTATACCCAATCCGAGGCTAGCCAAGGCGGACGTTAAGGGCAGTGCTCCAAGCACGTCACCCTTTTGCTTCTCCTTGTGCT from Rhizoctonia solani chromosome 16, complete sequence includes the following:
- a CDS encoding C2H2 zinc finger gives rise to the protein MTTLELPAGGIVTNGLLSPPPSDRPVRTRRHNAYDELCQLSKLQLNTPRPETPATKSGSVFATPLPPTRTRKAPVVSVARYDEMRYLTTPSSSCSSSSSSSSSSTSISPTESPSINMSDTFETLSPPATPVRRPTRHSGAGRSRVSRKSSVDKPRSLQYNSPTPSGDSDRPYGCRHPGNIVPGDVPCDKDFARMHDWVRHQRVHNGQTPYKCLGCGKHFKRSDARGRHWDSPSNAHCEAYHTRIIRELLLKGSISAEHADVPILRRRAQKTACQKTSKRTGIPVHDLKAIMQCLDDEDTTVPGF
- a CDS encoding scavenger mRNA-decapping enzyme DcpS, encoding MSYRSALRNYVLSKPEDLGSDILLSESERCITIFDKFPKAMFHFLILPKLDKTVTAGVTTNLSTDAEAAKLMIEDEMTKQHGFQWDVFIGFHAVPSMDHVHLHVISSDLCSPGLKKKQHYNSFRPDIGFFLHLDDVLKWFDYPSATPFSKGPTFESNAIISAPKYEPLLKRGLECFKCQGLFKTIPQLKAHLKEEWNSQKIEHQKKNKRPRIGSPVESVS
- a CDS encoding ribosomal protein S21e, with protein sequence MENDQGVLVDLYVPRKCAATNRLITSKDHASVQISIADVDANGKALGTSTMFALCGQVRAMGESDDSLNRLATKAGLLKNVWSYQK